The Salmo salar chromosome ssa02, Ssal_v3.1, whole genome shotgun sequence genome segment GCAAGTGTTGCATCCAGCTCAAATGCTGCTGAAGCAACTGACTGCCATGCACCAGTATGTGTGGTATCCAGCTCAAAAGCCCCAGAATCAACCAGTCCCTATGCGTCAACCGCAGAAGGAACTGACCGCCATTCCACCACAACTGTGGCAATCGGCTCAAATGCCCCAGCAGCATAAGCAACCGGCTGCCACGCTTCAGCAAGTGTGGCAAGCGGCCCCCATGCCCCAGCAGCCTCATGATGTGTGGTATCCAGCTAAAATGGTCCAGAAGCAACAAGCCTCTGCAACTCGGCGGCAGAAGGAAATGACCGCCATGCCTCAGCAAGAGTGGCATCCAGCTCAAATGCCCCAGAAGCAATCACCCACTGAACCTCGGCAGCAGAAGCAATCGACCACCTTGGCCCAGGAAGTGTGGACTCCAGCTAAATTTCCCCAGAAGCAACCAGCCCCAATGCCTTTACCGCAGAAGGAACTGACCGCCATACCCCAGCAACCTCAGCAAGTGTGGTATTCAGCTCAAATGCCTCAGCAGCAACCGACTGCTGAGCCTCAGCAGCAACCGACTGCTGAGCCTCAGCAGCAACCGACTGCTGAGCCTCAGCAGCAGAAGCAACAGGCCACTATACCCCAGCAAGTTAGGTATCCAGCTCAAATGCCCCAGAAGCATCTGGCCTCCATGCCTCTGCCGCAGAAGCAACCGACCGCCGTGCCCCAGCAAGGGTGGCATCCAGCTCAAATGCTGCAGACACAACTGACCTCCATGCCCGAGCTAACGTGGTATCGAGCTCAAATGCTCCAGCAGCAGAAACAACTGGCCACCATGCTGCAGAATCAACCAGCCCCAATGCATCTGCCGCAGAAGCAACCGGCCACCATGCCGCCGCAAGTGTTGCATCCAGCTCAAATGCTGCAGAAGCAACATACTGCCATGCCCCAGCAAGCATGGTATCCAGCTCAAAAGCCCCAGCTGCAGAAGCAATCGGCCGCTGAACCTCAGCAGCAAATTGAACTGACCGCAATGCCCCAGCCACCTCAGCAAGTGTGGCATCCAGATCAATTTCCCCCGGAGCAGAAGCAACCAGCCCCTATGCATCTACCGCAGAAGGAACTGACCGCCATACCCCAACTGTGGCAAACAACTCAAATTCCCCAGCAGCATAAGCAACCGGCTGCCATGCTTCAGCAAGTGTGGCATCTGGCGCAGAAGCAACCGGCCCCTATGCCCCAGCAGCCTCACGACGTGTGGTATCCAGCTAAAATGGTCCAGAAGCAACAAGTCGCTGCACTGACCGCCATGCCGCAGGCACATCAGAAAGTGTGGCATCCAGTTCAAATGCCTCAGCAGCAGAAGCAACCAGCTACTGAACCTCAGCAGCAAATTGAACTGACCGCCATGCTTCAGACACATCAGCAAGTGTGGCATCCAGCTCAATTTCCCCAGCAGCAGAAGCAACCGGCCTCCATGCCTCTTCCGCAGGAGAAACCGACCGCCATACCCAAGCAAGTGTGGTATCCAGCTCAAATGTCCCAGCAGCAACTGGCCTCCATGCCTCTACCGCAGAAGCAACTGACCCCCGTGCCTCAGCAATTATGGCATGTAGCTCAAATGCCCCAGAAGCAACTTGCCCCAATGTCTCAGCAGAAGCACTACGAAAGCACTGAAGATGGTGTCTCTGGTAGCTCTCAGGCCAGCATTGTTGAACAGTTGGGTGTCATCCCAATCTATTCCTACAGTTCCAAATC includes the following:
- the LOC106599202 gene encoding chromatin modification-related protein eaf-1-like, whose amino-acid sequence is MPQKHLASMPLPQKQPTAVPQQGWHPAQMLQTQLTAMPLQAWYPAQKPQLQKQLAAEPQQQIELTAMPQPPQQVWHPDQFPQQQKQPATEPQQQKEPAAVTQQVLHPAQMLLKQLTAMHQYVWYPAQKPQNQPVPMRQPQKELTAIPPQLWQSAQMPQQHKQPAATLQQVWQAAPMPQQPHDVWYPAKMVQKQQASATRRQKEMTAMPQQEWHPAQMPQKQSPTEPRQQKQSTTLAQEVWTPAKFPQKQPAPMPLPQKELTAIPQQPQQVWYSAQMPQQQPTAEPQQQPTAEPQQQPTAEPQQQKQQATIPQQVRYPAQMPQKHLASMPLPQKQPTAVPQQGWHPAQMLQTQLTSMPELTWYRAQMLQQQKQLATMLQNQPAPMHLPQKQPATMPPQVLHPAQMLQKQHTAMPQQAWYPAQKPQLQKQSAAEPQQQIELTAMPQPPQQVWHPDQFPPEQKQPAPMHLPQKELTAIPQLWQTTQIPQQHKQPAAMLQQVWHLAQKQPAPMPQQPHDVWYPAKMVQKQQVAALTAMPQAHQKVWHPVQMPQQQKQPATEPQQQIELTAMLQTHQQVWHPAQFPQQQKQPASMPLPQEKPTAIPKQVWYPAQMSQQQLASMPLPQKQLTPVPQQLWHVAQMPQKQLAPMSQQKHYESTEDGVSGSSQASIVEQLGVIPIYSYSSKSHYEKGRTVFSQTRYTPREAMPVDSGNAPKDSYVGIGAPSMHPPLVKDSAREM